The window AACTGGGCGATAGCACCCGGGCACCAACCTGCTCTATCGAAATACCAGGTCCCGTTCTGAGGCTGACATCCATCCGGATTGGGGTCGCAATTGTTCCAATTGTCCTGGATGAATGTCTGTTCTCCATTCACCCAGATGTGATGGACATCGTGATGGAATTCTGCCGCATTGCCGGTGTTGTTCTCTCCCCAGCCGTGGCCCGTAGAGACCATCTTGATCTTGGCATCTTCGGCCCCATCGGGGAAGTCGGTGCTGTAGGCTTCGGTGGGTTGTAGATTTGCCATATCTCCAAAGGGGTAGGTCTGATTCCATAGCTTCTCCACCGTGCTGTAGACATAATCAGGACTGCCTTCGGTATAGTCCAGATTGAGACTGTAGAGGAAGCCATTCCCTTGTGTACCGAGATTCACTCGGAAGTGAAGTTTACCTTGTAGCAGGGACATGAAGTCGGTCATGTCGATCTCATGGTCGCAGGGTACTCCATAAGGCGTCAGATAGCGGATGATCTGATACCACTCCCCATCATGGGCCTTGACTTCTATCGAGGATACGCGGTCCCAAGGGTCACAACCACCTGGAGGGCAATCGATCTGCAGGTCACCGAGTATGTAGTTGAATGCTCCTACATAACTAGGCAATTCACCTTCTACCTCCACTGCAAAGTCATCGGAATCTGCCCACACATCGGTGAAAGCAGCGACACTCATATCGGTGGCGGTATTGGTGATGGTGAAGGCGACCGATTCGGTATGCTCGGTGCCACCACTATGCGTAGCAGTCACTGAGAGGGTATGTTCTCCGAAGCTATCCGGAGTCCACCAAGCGGTCTGGTGCTTGTTGCCGTGATCCGTGAATGGGACATCGATACCGTTCACAGCAAAGGAGATCTCAGAGATGGAGAACAGATCCGGATAATCTACATCCACGATACTGGCCAACTGGATAGGCGTCAGATCGGAAGCATAGAAATCACCGGCCAATGGATTACGCAGGTCTATGTTGGCCTGCACCGCAGCGGGATCCACCACATCGAAGGTGACATCCACATCGGCTGCCGGGTCCCAGATGTCATCTCCAGGCTGACTGGCGCGTATAGTGACCTCACCGGCCGTACCATCCAAGGTAACTGTGGAGCCATCTACCGTGGCCGGTCCAGAAAGCACCGTATAGGTCACTGTCAGTCCGGAGTTGACGGAAGCTTCCAGTTCAAAAGGATCATCGCTGATGAGTTTATTGGGTACAGGGGGGAAGTTGATCGATTGGAAACCGTCTTCCAATTCTCCATTGAAATTGGAGGTCTCACCGGTCAGGGCGAAATTGATGAGATCAGCATTACGCGTGCCTCCTCCTACTTCGGATATCAACTCGGAAATGCCGGTATTGTTCCCACCGGGGGTTCCTTGGTCCATCTTATAGTAGAGTTCCAATCCAACTTCATCACCTACGAGTTCATTGGCCATCATGTCTTGGATCTCTGTCTGTGTGAGCGCTTTGCTCCAGAGGGTGACTTCATCCATCCTTCCGCCAAATACGAAATTGAATCCCGCTTGGATACTCTTGCCTATCCCAAAAGGTCTGTCGGTAGAGGCGATGATGCCATCTGCTGGAGAGGATCCCACCAATTCGCCATCAGCATAGAGCAGGATATCCGTACCGTCATAGATCCAGGCTATATGCTGCCAGACTCCAGCATCGGCCGTTCCTGCTGGACCTACGTACTCATGGAAACCACCCGTACTGATATAGCGGCATTCCATCACGCCATCGTTAAGCTGGATGATATACATCTCTCCATCCCCATCTCCGCCATCGCGTATGCCGAAATAGCCCTGCCCATAATTGAGCGCATCGGTATAGAACCACCCGGTCATGGATACTCCGGTGGCACCACTTACGTATTGGGCAGCCTCTGGGGTCACTGCGTAATCGTCCACCCCATCGAAATGGAGGTATTGATTGCTCTGAGCAGACAAGCCGATACTGAAGAGTATGGTGGCTAGCAGCGTTGGGAAAAAGTACAGTTTGGTCATGTCTTGGATATTTGGGATAACAAGTATACAGGCCCATCATATATATCGTGGTTCACAGGCCTTGGAATAAAGGATTCCTAAGGATCAGAATCGGTCCCGTGTAGTAAAGGTGTAGGATCCGATCAATTGATCGTAATCGTTACTGATATCCCGATAGTATACTAAGATGGTATAGTCATTCTCTGTTTCGAAGAAGGAGCCTTCTACCAAGGTCTCATCGTAGGTGTCCTCCATATCTTTCAAGAAGACATACTGGTATTCATAGTAGCCTTGCTCGAGGGGGAGGGTCGCCTCGTAGCGATGCGTACTATCGTTATAGGCCATTCGGTATTCTGCAGAGGCGCGCCAATCGGATAACCCTCCGAAGACATAGAAGCTTCCATTGCTCAATGCTCTCGGCCAGTCCAGTTGGAAGCGTACATCCACATAATCCGATTCGATCACGTCATTGAAGCCTTCCACATTCCGATTGATGTACTTCCCATTGATATCCCGGTAGGTGAGATAGCCATTGAGGTTGCGCTTGTAATCCACATTGAGATCGGCCTTGAATCGGTCACCCACCCGTTGGATGCTGGCTATATTCTCTGTCAAGTAGCGCGTAGTACTGATATTGAACTGCCGGAATTCATTTCCACCCATGAAGACATTTCCTCGGTCATAGCGGTACTCCAGAATGCGGTCCTTGAGGAAAAGAGGCTTGAGATCGGTAATAGCCCTGTCCCAGCGGTAGTTCTGAAGCACCACTGTTTTGATATCTCGGAAAGGGTTGTTGATGGGGAAGGAGGCGTGGTGCAACTCGAAATCCACCAACTGGGCAAAAGGACGTATATCGGCCTGTGCCGATTGTTTCACAGTAGCCTGTATCGCGACCCGAGGTTCTACCACCATGAATCTACGCGATAATATCGGTTGCTCCT of the Flavobacteriales bacterium genome contains:
- a CDS encoding DUF5103 domain-containing protein; protein product: MTVILITSSSCGSQKEMVEQADQIPDDPYSLITEEDLEELEYYDGSELRFDDRVYHEDIKSVQLYPMGDPLGYPIITLDAGQPLELHFDDLGNDVEQYYYRIYHCNADWTKSDIIEMQYMDGFFSDILNNYDMSFNTLVPYVHYTATIPNQSMRLKISGNYLLVVTRDDDEEQPILSRRFMVVEPRVAIQATVKQSAQADIRPFAQLVDFELHHASFPINNPFRDIKTVVLQNYRWDRAITDLKPLFLKDRILEYRYDRGNVFMGGNEFRQFNISTTRYLTENIASIQRVGDRFKADLNVDYKRNLNGYLTYRDINGKYINRNVEGFNDVIESDYVDVRFQLDWPRALSNGSFYVFGGLSDWRASAEYRMAYNDSTHRYEATLPLEQGYYEYQYVFLKDMEDTYDETLVEGSFFETENDYTILVYYRDISNDYDQLIGSYTFTTRDRF